A single region of the Raphanus sativus cultivar WK10039 chromosome 1, ASM80110v3, whole genome shotgun sequence genome encodes:
- the LOC108862380 gene encoding EMBRYO SURROUNDING FACTOR 1-like protein 8, with product MSSSQFVIFCIILITLFPRREFVDGQVLGVGKEACKQIKCGEDNKLNCNCCVSNDGNQYRCYAKMEFCKEMCGIML from the exons ATGTCGTCATCACAGTTCGTTATCTTTTGTATTATCTTGATTACTTTATTTCCTCGTCGTGAAT ttGTTGATGGCCAAGTTCTTGGTGTGGGTAAAGAAGCTTGTAAGCAAATCAAATGCGGCGAAGACAATAAACTTAATTGTAATTGTTGTGTCTCCAATGATGGGAATCAGTACAGGTGTTACGCTAAGATGGAATTTTGTAAAGAAATGTGCGGAATAATGTTATAA